A genomic segment from Gemmatimonadota bacterium encodes:
- a CDS encoding cyclopropane-fatty-acyl-phospholipid synthase family protein, translated as MGTGIDRKQARTRRRLTDDPAQASEVPDAHNAPAPTPPIYPKTSREFEAARTALELIFGPPEERAFAVQFWNGEVDGSNDPTPAFTLVLNHPGTLRRMLRPPFELSICEAFIAGDFDVIGDIERATALESDLRGGLSSPFRLARITRALLTLPVGDTPAPHPVVRAPESGALHTPERDAAAVRSHYDVGNDFYKLWLDKRMVYSCGYFTHADASLDDAQEAKLEHICRKLRLSPGERMLDVGCGWGGLIMHAAEHFGVSAVGITLSYEQAAYARERIREKGLESRCTVEVRDYRHLTADQDFDKIASVGMVEHVGRAKLPVYFERLFKYLRPGGLLLNHGIVHAGGQRKSKLRDRVFERLWGDNAFINTYVFPDGELPELAEVVATAEAAGFETRDSESLREHYALTLRKWVQKLEAERDAAVASAGEEIYRIWRLYMAASAYGFASGRLAIDQVLLAKRRDDGRSEIPLTRADIYA; from the coding sequence ATGGGTACTGGTATTGATCGCAAGCAGGCACGGACACGCCGCCGCCTGACAGACGACCCAGCACAAGCTTCTGAAGTTCCTGACGCTCACAACGCGCCAGCTCCCACTCCCCCGATCTACCCGAAAACCTCCCGTGAGTTCGAAGCCGCACGTACGGCCCTGGAGCTCATTTTCGGGCCGCCGGAGGAACGAGCCTTCGCTGTCCAGTTCTGGAATGGCGAAGTCGATGGCAGCAACGATCCTACGCCCGCCTTCACCCTCGTGCTGAACCATCCCGGCACGCTACGCCGGATGTTGCGTCCGCCCTTCGAGCTTTCCATCTGCGAAGCCTTCATCGCAGGCGATTTCGACGTCATTGGCGATATCGAGCGGGCCACCGCGCTCGAAAGCGACCTGAGGGGCGGCCTTTCCAGTCCCTTCCGCCTCGCAAGGATAACCCGCGCACTGCTGACTCTCCCCGTGGGCGATACGCCGGCTCCGCATCCGGTCGTCAGAGCGCCCGAGTCCGGCGCTCTCCATACCCCCGAGCGTGACGCGGCAGCCGTCAGATCTCATTACGACGTCGGCAACGACTTCTACAAGCTCTGGCTTGATAAGCGAATGGTCTATTCCTGTGGCTACTTCACGCACGCCGATGCATCGCTCGACGACGCGCAGGAGGCCAAACTGGAGCACATCTGCCGAAAGCTGCGGCTGAGCCCTGGAGAAAGGATGCTCGACGTCGGATGCGGCTGGGGCGGTCTCATAATGCATGCTGCCGAGCACTTCGGCGTCAGCGCCGTCGGTATAACGCTCAGTTACGAACAGGCGGCATACGCACGCGAGCGAATCCGGGAAAAAGGTCTCGAATCGCGCTGCACGGTCGAGGTGCGCGATTATCGTCATCTGACTGCAGATCAAGATTTCGATAAGATTGCGAGCGTCGGCATGGTCGAGCACGTGGGACGCGCCAAGCTGCCCGTGTATTTCGAGCGGCTCTTCAAGTACCTGCGGCCCGGCGGCCTGTTGTTGAACCACGGAATCGTCCACGCCGGTGGCCAGCGGAAATCCAAGCTTCGCGATCGGGTTTTCGAGAGGCTCTGGGGCGACAACGCCTTCATCAACACGTACGTGTTCCCTGACGGCGAATTGCCGGAGCTGGCAGAAGTCGTCGCGACCGCCGAGGCCGCCGGCTTCGAGACGCGCGATTCGGAGTCGCTGCGCGAGCACTACGCGCTCACGTTGCGCAAGTGGGTGCAGAAGCTGGAGGCCGAGCGTGATGCCGCGGTGGCATCCGCGGGAGAGGAGATCTACAGAATCTGGCGCCTGTACATGGCCGCCTCTGCATATGGATTCGCCTCCGGACGCCTGGCGATAGATCAGGTGTTGCTGGCCAAACGCAGGGATGACGGCAGGTCGGAGATTCCTCTGACTCGAGCTGACATCTATGCGTAA
- a CDS encoding TolC family protein, which translates to MTIQLQPRGISGRWGVRTAGWTGGRLLLVLGAAVLPVFAAGAQGATKTQDSVSTGTQPVTLSEAIRLAQQNSPASVAARGSVESGKVAVRTAYGAFLPSITASFGAGRQFTGAGSLTRVNSAGETVTIAGDKWNYNNSLGFSAQLFNFQNIPNLQAAKAEAAAATQAEVTQSFTIALNVEQQFYASLSALESEQAARTQLAQAVQQLDASRRRVVAGAATASDSLTAVVQIANAQLALRSAQNARRDANATLTRLVGSSVPLSAALNDPEVTARDTVQIDSAAVVARAEAAPNIAQDVYLLAAAEQRRKAARAAYLPTLSANYSRGGSGAGAYGLGNNPFIYTGQLNFSLSIPIFNGFQREGQLANAAINQANAAATLRDAKLAAQQLSVQFIDALRLGQEQILVQTASIAAATENLRVVQQRYNLGLSTIVDLLTAQTTLNQAQANLIAARNTVRLATAQIEALIGQPLVTVTTGSNGVTR; encoded by the coding sequence ATGACAATTCAATTGCAGCCTAGAGGAATTTCCGGCCGTTGGGGCGTCAGGACCGCGGGGTGGACAGGGGGCCGACTTCTTCTTGTTCTGGGAGCCGCAGTCCTTCCCGTCTTCGCCGCAGGAGCACAGGGCGCCACCAAGACCCAGGATTCCGTGAGCACTGGCACTCAGCCAGTCACGCTCTCGGAGGCCATCCGGCTCGCGCAGCAGAACTCGCCGGCGTCTGTCGCCGCGCGTGGAAGTGTGGAGTCTGGCAAGGTGGCTGTTCGCACGGCTTACGGCGCGTTCCTGCCAAGCATCACGGCGAGCTTTGGCGCAGGTCGCCAGTTCACGGGTGCCGGATCACTTACGCGCGTGAACTCGGCGGGTGAGACTGTAACCATTGCCGGCGATAAATGGAACTACAACAACTCGCTCGGATTCAGCGCTCAGCTGTTCAACTTCCAGAACATTCCGAACCTTCAGGCTGCGAAGGCCGAGGCGGCGGCGGCCACGCAAGCCGAGGTCACGCAATCGTTCACAATCGCGCTGAACGTGGAGCAGCAGTTCTACGCTTCGCTCTCGGCGCTCGAGAGTGAACAGGCAGCACGCACCCAGCTGGCGCAGGCGGTCCAGCAACTGGATGCTTCGCGCCGGCGCGTTGTAGCGGGTGCCGCTACCGCGTCCGATTCGCTGACCGCGGTCGTGCAAATCGCGAATGCACAACTGGCGCTTCGCAGTGCGCAGAATGCGAGGCGCGACGCCAACGCGACGCTCACTCGACTGGTCGGATCGAGCGTGCCACTGTCGGCTGCGCTGAACGATCCGGAAGTAACAGCGCGCGACACGGTGCAGATCGACAGCGCCGCAGTTGTCGCCCGGGCGGAGGCAGCACCCAATATTGCGCAGGACGTCTATCTGCTGGCGGCCGCCGAACAGCGGCGCAAGGCAGCACGCGCCGCGTATCTCCCGACACTCAGCGCGAACTACTCACGTGGCGGGAGCGGCGCCGGAGCTTACGGGCTTGGCAACAACCCTTTCATATATACCGGACAGCTCAACTTCTCACTGAGCATACCGATTTTCAATGGATTCCAGAGGGAAGGACAGTTGGCGAACGCCGCCATCAATCAGGCCAACGCTGCGGCGACGCTACGGGACGCCAAGCTGGCAGCACAGCAACTGTCCGTGCAGTTCATCGATGCGCTTCGTCTCGGACAGGAGCAGATCCTTGTGCAGACGGCGTCGATCGCCGCGGCAACTGAAAACCTGCGCGTGGTGCAGCAGCGGTACAATCTCGGACTATCAACCATCGTGGACTTGTTAACAGCTCAGACGACATTGAACCAGGCACAAGCAAACCTCATCGCCGCGCGCAACACAGTACGGTTGGCAACGGCGCAGATCGAAGCACTCATTGGGCAGCCACTCGTCACCGTAACAACCGGATCGAACGGAGTCACACGATGA
- a CDS encoding ABC transporter permease yields the protein MTALRANKMRSVLTMLGVVIGVGAVIAMVAIGNGAQEAVKARISALGTTLISISPGQIFSRGLASSTDRAKLTMADAEALRTNAKLITQVEPEMQKTAQVQYLNKNTSTDIIGTTLNYPQVRLYTVASGRMFTNAEDKGSQLVAVLGDAVLQDLGITNGESVIGETIRIQGIQFRIVGTLAPKGQGTGFGNPDDEVLIPITTMRYRIYGRDQLRTINVLAPNDSLVTATMAEAQSILARAHRLRPGAESDVNIRSQADFLNTLGETTATFTYLLAGIAAVSLIVGGIGIMNIMLVSVTERTREIGVRKALGATRLNILLQFLIEAVVLCMLGGIGGILIGGGGALAMTKIANWNASISVSAVLVAFAFSAVVGILFGVWPARRAASLNPIDALRYE from the coding sequence ATGACCGCACTCCGAGCCAACAAGATGCGCTCGGTGCTCACGATGCTCGGCGTGGTTATCGGCGTCGGAGCGGTCATTGCGATGGTGGCGATCGGAAATGGAGCCCAGGAGGCAGTGAAGGCGCGGATATCCGCGCTCGGAACAACTCTGATTTCGATCTCGCCGGGACAGATCTTTTCGCGCGGTCTCGCATCGAGCACCGACCGCGCGAAGTTGACGATGGCGGATGCCGAAGCACTCCGGACGAACGCGAAGCTCATCACGCAGGTCGAGCCGGAGATGCAGAAGACGGCGCAGGTTCAGTATCTCAACAAGAACACCAGCACCGACATCATCGGTACCACTTTGAATTACCCGCAGGTTCGCCTCTACACCGTCGCGTCCGGACGCATGTTCACGAACGCGGAGGACAAGGGCAGCCAGCTGGTTGCGGTACTCGGTGACGCCGTACTTCAGGACCTCGGTATCACGAATGGCGAGTCGGTCATTGGCGAGACCATCCGAATCCAGGGAATCCAGTTCAGGATCGTCGGAACTCTGGCACCAAAGGGTCAGGGCACCGGATTCGGCAACCCCGATGATGAAGTCCTCATCCCCATCACGACGATGCGCTACCGCATCTATGGCAGAGATCAGCTACGTACGATCAATGTGCTCGCTCCCAACGATTCGCTGGTAACGGCGACGATGGCCGAGGCGCAGTCGATCCTCGCGCGTGCGCACCGGCTCCGGCCGGGCGCCGAGAGCGACGTCAACATTCGAAGTCAGGCCGACTTCCTCAACACACTCGGGGAGACGACGGCGACGTTTACGTACCTGCTTGCCGGCATCGCAGCGGTCAGTCTGATTGTGGGCGGAATCGGCATCATGAACATCATGCTCGTATCGGTGACGGAGCGCACGCGTGAGATCGGAGTGCGCAAGGCCCTTGGCGCGACACGATTGAACATCCTCCTCCAGTTCCTTATAGAGGCCGTGGTCCTCTGCATGCTGGGCGGTATCGGCGGGATTCTGATTGGAGGCGGAGGCGCACTGGCGATGACGAAGATCGCCAACTGGAACGCATCGATTTCGGTGAGCGCGGTCCTCGTGGCATTCGCGTTTTCCGCCGTCGTCGGAATATTGTTCG
- a CDS encoding phosphatase PAP2 family protein, which translates to MKRRPHGIRLVSICVSLAIVPTASVAAQQVAAQSVALQPAATRTTSDTSAPHTGILNRRDAITAAAFVLGTAAVMPLDRHIAVESQRQSLQNKTALRHTMTGIRVLGEPGSIIIAGATYVYGRAEDSPRSAELGLRTIESIGAAGLTTVVIKAFAGRGRPYVSSDTNPHLYKFGRGFHDDNYTSFPSGHVTTAFAAASAASQEIGYLWPHASHLWTPVLFTSASLVGVARIYEDKHWASDVVAGAAVGTLVSRVVVRYARAHPRNAIDRWLLPVGVSQMSGGRGMAVAWNYKW; encoded by the coding sequence ATGAAACGTCGCCCTCATGGCATCCGGCTCGTCTCCATATGCGTCTCACTTGCAATTGTTCCAACCGCGTCAGTTGCCGCGCAACAGGTTGCCGCGCAATCGGTTGCGCTGCAACCTGCCGCGACGCGGACCACAAGTGATACATCAGCCCCTCACACTGGTATCCTGAATCGGCGCGACGCGATCACGGCGGCCGCTTTCGTGCTGGGCACGGCGGCCGTCATGCCGTTGGACCGCCACATTGCAGTCGAATCACAACGGCAGTCGCTTCAGAACAAAACCGCACTCCGGCACACAATGACCGGCATCCGTGTGCTCGGCGAGCCAGGGTCGATCATCATCGCTGGCGCCACGTACGTCTACGGACGGGCGGAAGATTCCCCACGCTCGGCGGAGCTCGGCCTTCGTACGATCGAGTCCATAGGTGCAGCGGGACTCACCACAGTGGTCATCAAGGCGTTCGCCGGCCGTGGTCGCCCGTACGTCAGCAGCGACACGAATCCGCACTTGTACAAATTCGGCCGCGGATTTCACGACGACAACTACACGTCGTTCCCATCGGGCCACGTCACGACGGCGTTCGCGGCAGCGTCTGCCGCAAGTCAGGAGATCGGATACCTGTGGCCGCACGCGTCCCACCTGTGGACGCCCGTGCTGTTCACGTCCGCGTCGCTTGTCGGAGTTGCACGGATCTATGAGGACAAGCATTGGGCAAGTGACGTCGTCGCCGGCGCAGCAGTCGGAACTCTGGTATCGAGGGTGGTGGTCCGCTACGCGCGCGCACATCCGCGGAATGCCATCGACAGATGGCTGCTTCCTGTTGGTGTGTCGCAGATGAGCGGCGGACGCGGGATGGCCGTTGCCTGGAATTACAAATGGTAA
- a CDS encoding efflux RND transporter periplasmic adaptor subunit codes for MNGRTKLLLALAVTSIGACSKKKNDQAAVPTVAIGRRDIIVTAQATGTVEPEDTVPVKSQASGLVMKMPVEIGQVVKPGDLLVQIDTRTLNNDYQRTKSAEAAAEANVTVTKAALQRANDLYAQKVITADEHETAIINAANATSQLVAAQAALSTAQQNLDYATLRSQVSGTVISKTAAVGTVVSSATSNVGGGSTILTVADLHHVRMQALVNETDVGNVHEGMPVSVTIDAFPGRTFAGTVEKVQPQAVIQNSVTMFPVLVSLPNTDLALLPGMNGEVSIITQQRRNVIAVPNDAVRSMKDAVDIGAELGISQDTMDALGVRRGGGGFGAGGAGAAGGAGGAGGGGGARAGGGRGGRGAGGGAGGAGGAGGGGGGFGGGITVPDSVCTGVMAKLNKVNARALLDSVRAQTRAGTIDSATAHKKTEAIYKSASVSADTARACLRAAFAGGGSGAIGAPVVAFVKTPTGWSPRMVRLGVSDFDYTEVISGLKEGDEVGLLATIALQASRDKSSARARSMVGGALPGGSNTTRPAAGGAGGGGRPR; via the coding sequence ATGAACGGACGTACCAAGCTGCTCCTCGCATTGGCGGTAACGTCAATCGGCGCTTGCAGCAAGAAGAAGAATGACCAGGCAGCGGTTCCCACCGTTGCGATCGGACGTCGCGATATCATCGTCACGGCCCAGGCAACGGGAACCGTAGAGCCGGAAGATACGGTGCCAGTGAAATCTCAGGCATCGGGCCTCGTAATGAAGATGCCGGTAGAGATCGGCCAGGTCGTCAAACCGGGCGATCTGCTGGTGCAGATCGACACGCGCACTCTGAACAACGATTACCAGCGCACCAAGTCAGCTGAAGCTGCCGCGGAGGCGAACGTCACAGTTACCAAGGCCGCGCTGCAGCGCGCGAATGACCTGTATGCGCAGAAGGTGATAACGGCCGACGAGCACGAGACGGCGATCATCAATGCGGCCAACGCAACGTCGCAACTGGTCGCCGCGCAGGCCGCGCTCAGCACCGCGCAACAGAACCTCGACTATGCAACGCTCCGGTCGCAGGTCTCCGGTACGGTCATCAGCAAGACCGCGGCTGTCGGCACGGTAGTTTCATCGGCCACATCGAACGTTGGTGGTGGTAGCACGATTCTTACGGTGGCCGATCTGCACCATGTTCGCATGCAGGCGCTCGTCAACGAGACCGACGTCGGCAACGTTCACGAAGGCATGCCGGTCTCGGTCACGATCGACGCGTTTCCCGGCCGCACGTTCGCCGGCACCGTGGAGAAGGTTCAGCCGCAGGCTGTCATCCAGAACAGCGTTACCATGTTCCCGGTTCTCGTTTCTCTGCCGAACACGGATCTGGCGCTGCTCCCAGGCATGAACGGCGAAGTTTCCATCATAACGCAGCAACGGCGTAACGTGATCGCAGTACCGAACGACGCCGTGAGAAGCATGAAGGACGCAGTCGATATCGGCGCAGAGCTTGGCATCAGTCAGGACACGATGGACGCGCTCGGTGTGCGCCGTGGTGGCGGCGGGTTTGGCGCTGGTGGCGCTGGCGCAGCTGGTGGTGCCGGTGGCGCGGGTGGTGGAGGCGGTGCGCGTGCCGGTGGAGGTCGCGGTGGTCGCGGTGCCGGTGGCGGAGCCGGCGGTGCCGGTGGTGCCGGTGGTGGTGGCGGTGGGTTCGGAGGCGGCATCACGGTGCCGGATTCCGTCTGCACCGGCGTAATGGCCAAGCTCAACAAGGTCAATGCGCGTGCCCTGCTCGACTCTGTACGCGCTCAGACCCGTGCTGGCACGATTGATTCGGCAACAGCCCACAAGAAGACGGAAGCGATCTACAAGAGTGCGAGCGTCTCGGCCGATACGGCGCGTGCATGTCTGCGCGCAGCGTTCGCGGGCGGTGGATCGGGCGCCATTGGCGCACCGGTCGTAGCATTCGTGAAGACGCCGACGGGATGGTCGCCGCGGATGGTAAGACTCGGAGTCAGCGACTTCGATTACACCGAAGTGATCAGCGGACTGAAGGAAGGCGATGAGGTCGGGCTTCTCGCCACCATAGCTCTCCAGGCGTCACGCGACAAGTCCAGCGCGCGCGCAAGGTCGATGGTTGGTGGTGCATTGCCAGGTGGAAGCAATACGACCCGACCAGCCGCTGGTGGAGCGGGAGGAGGAGGACGTCCAAGATGA